The Athene noctua chromosome 11, bAthNoc1.hap1.1, whole genome shotgun sequence genome has a segment encoding these proteins:
- the PDZD11 gene encoding PDZ domain-containing protein 11 isoform X1, which produces MEARLPYDDFPVVFLPPYESPPAWVPPHERVYHPDYNSELTQFLPRTIVLKKPPGAQLGFNIRGGKASQLGIFISKVIPDSDAHRAGLQEGDQVLSVNDVDFQDIEHSKAVEILKTAREITMRVRYFPYNYQRQKERTVH; this is translated from the exons ATGGAGGCCCGGTTACCCTACGATGATTTCCCGGTGGTTTTCCTGCCGCCTTACGAGAGCCCGCCCGCCTGGGTGCCGCCGCATGAG AGGGTGTATCACCCCGACTACAACAGCGAGCTCACCCAGTTCCTGCCCCGCACCATCGTCCTCAAGAAGCCGCCCGGGGCGCAG CTGGGCTTCAACATCCGGGGAGGAAAAGCCTCGCAGCTGGGGATCTTCATCTCTAAG GTGATCCCCGACTCGGATGCgcacagggctgggctgcaggaagGGGATCAGGTGCTCTCGGTGAACGACGTGGATTTCCAGGACATCGAGCACAGCAAG GCCGTGGAGATCCTGAAGACAGCCCGTGAAATCACCATGCGCGTGCGTTACTTCCCCTACA
- the PDZD11 gene encoding PDZ domain-containing protein 11 isoform X2, with translation MEARLPYDDFPVVFLPPYESPPAWVPPHERVYHPDYNSELTQFLPRTIVLKKPPGAQVIPDSDAHRAGLQEGDQVLSVNDVDFQDIEHSKAVEILKTAREITMRVRYFPYNYQRQKERTVH, from the exons ATGGAGGCCCGGTTACCCTACGATGATTTCCCGGTGGTTTTCCTGCCGCCTTACGAGAGCCCGCCCGCCTGGGTGCCGCCGCATGAG AGGGTGTATCACCCCGACTACAACAGCGAGCTCACCCAGTTCCTGCCCCGCACCATCGTCCTCAAGAAGCCGCCCGGGGCGCAG GTGATCCCCGACTCGGATGCgcacagggctgggctgcaggaagGGGATCAGGTGCTCTCGGTGAACGACGTGGATTTCCAGGACATCGAGCACAGCAAG GCCGTGGAGATCCTGAAGACAGCCCGTGAAATCACCATGCGCGTGCGTTACTTCCCCTACA